One genomic region from Mesorhizobium terrae encodes:
- the chrA gene encoding chromate efflux transporter: MTEKIDTETAAGSRLAEVFGAFLRLGLTSFGGPIAHLGYFRDAFVVRRKWIDEASYADLVALCQFLPGPASSQVGFSLGVLRGGLAGGIVAWAGFTLPSALLLTAFALGAGVLDNPVGEGVLHGLKLVAAAVVAQALWGMVRALTPDRQRIAIALMALALASLVAGWLGQVAAIAVGAVAGLLFCGGEAGATPRHPAFPVGRRAAIAALVLSVVLLVLPPLLGAWTGSHLLAFFDAFYRSGALVFGGGHVVLPLLQNAVAEPGWVPVQQFLAGYGAAQAVPGPLFTFAAYLGAVSGVVPNGPLGAMLALVAIFLPGLLLVYGALPFWDGLRALPRAQAAMRGANAAVAGILAAAFYDPVLISAIAGPLDIVFAVGGFLLLVFAKAPPWLVVVLLGAAGAVG, from the coding sequence GTGACGGAAAAGATCGATACGGAAACCGCCGCCGGATCGCGCCTTGCCGAGGTGTTCGGCGCGTTCCTGCGCCTCGGCCTCACCTCCTTCGGCGGCCCGATCGCCCATCTCGGTTATTTTCGCGACGCCTTCGTGGTGCGGCGCAAGTGGATCGACGAGGCGAGCTACGCCGATCTGGTGGCGCTCTGCCAGTTCCTGCCGGGGCCGGCCTCCAGCCAGGTCGGCTTTTCGCTCGGCGTGCTGCGCGGCGGGCTGGCCGGCGGCATCGTCGCCTGGGCGGGTTTTACGCTCCCGTCGGCGCTGCTGCTCACGGCTTTCGCGCTGGGCGCCGGCGTGCTCGACAATCCGGTGGGAGAGGGCGTGCTGCACGGCCTCAAGCTGGTCGCCGCCGCCGTGGTGGCGCAGGCGTTGTGGGGCATGGTGAGAGCGTTGACCCCGGACCGCCAGCGCATCGCCATCGCGCTTATGGCACTTGCTCTGGCAAGCCTCGTCGCCGGCTGGCTGGGCCAGGTCGCCGCCATCGCCGTCGGCGCGGTCGCCGGGCTGCTGTTCTGCGGCGGCGAGGCCGGTGCCACGCCACGGCATCCGGCTTTTCCGGTCGGGCGCCGCGCGGCCATTGCCGCCCTTGTCCTGTCCGTCGTCCTGCTTGTACTGCCGCCGCTACTCGGCGCCTGGACCGGCAGCCATCTGCTCGCCTTCTTCGACGCCTTCTACCGCTCCGGCGCGCTGGTGTTCGGCGGCGGCCATGTCGTGCTGCCATTGCTGCAGAACGCGGTGGCCGAACCCGGCTGGGTGCCGGTGCAGCAGTTCCTCGCCGGCTATGGCGCCGCCCAGGCCGTGCCCGGCCCGCTTTTCACCTTCGCGGCCTATTTAGGCGCCGTCTCCGGCGTCGTGCCCAACGGGCCGCTGGGTGCAATGCTGGCGCTGGTGGCGATCTTCCTGCCCGGCCTGCTGCTCGTCTATGGCGCCCTGCCGTTCTGGGACGGCTTGCGGGCCTTGCCGAGGGCGCAGGCGGCGATGCGCGGCGCCAATGCCGCGGTGGCCGGCATCCTCGCCGCCGCCTTCTACGACCCGGTCCTGATCAGCGCCATCGCCGGGCCGCTCGACATTGTTTTCGCCGTCGGCGGCTTCCTGCTGCTGGTCTTCGCCAAGGCGCCGCCGTGGCTGGTGGTGGTGCTGCTGGGGGCAGCGGGCGCGGTGGGGTGA